Proteins from a genomic interval of Chryseobacterium indologenes:
- the fahA gene encoding fumarylacetoacetase yields MKSFVDYSSNSDFSIHNIPFGVAVFNKEFIGCCTRIGDQVIDLATLYDLGYFEDIEGLNDNVFEAYTINEFIELGKPVTNAVRTKIQTLLQEGSALSKDQKTIEEAFYDLDKIKMMMPVHIPNYTDFYSSIEHATNVGKMFRDPANALLPNWKHLPVGYHGRASSIVVSGTDINRPKGQMKPADADKPVFGPCKQLDFELEMAFIINKNTEMGESISTKDAEDAIFGMVVFNDWSARDIQSWEYVPLGPFLAKNFGSSISPWVVTLEALEPFKTASPVQDPEVLDYLKFEGDKNYDINLEVYIQPENGDQNLICESNYKHMYWNMTQQLAHHTINGCNVEVGDMYASGTISGNDPKSFGSMLELTWRGQNPLSLSNGEERKFIEDNDTVTMKAWAEKDGIRVGFGEVSGKIIPTL; encoded by the coding sequence ATGAAATCATTTGTAGACTATTCCTCAAATTCGGATTTTTCTATACACAATATTCCTTTCGGAGTCGCAGTTTTTAATAAAGAATTCATCGGATGTTGTACGAGAATCGGTGATCAGGTTATTGATCTTGCCACATTATATGACCTTGGGTATTTTGAAGATATTGAAGGTTTAAACGACAATGTTTTTGAAGCCTATACCATCAACGAATTTATCGAACTGGGTAAGCCGGTCACCAATGCCGTTCGTACCAAAATCCAGACCTTATTACAGGAAGGTTCAGCTCTGTCAAAAGATCAGAAAACTATTGAAGAAGCATTCTACGACCTGGATAAAATAAAAATGATGATGCCTGTTCATATCCCGAACTATACGGATTTCTACAGCAGCATCGAACATGCTACCAACGTAGGAAAAATGTTTCGTGATCCTGCCAATGCATTGTTACCAAACTGGAAACATTTACCGGTAGGTTACCACGGAAGAGCTTCCTCTATCGTCGTTTCCGGAACCGATATCAACCGTCCGAAAGGACAAATGAAACCTGCCGATGCAGACAAACCTGTTTTCGGGCCGTGCAAGCAGCTGGATTTTGAACTGGAAATGGCTTTTATCATCAACAAAAATACCGAGATGGGTGAAAGTATTTCTACAAAAGATGCTGAAGACGCCATCTTCGGAATGGTGGTTTTCAATGACTGGTCTGCACGAGATATTCAGTCATGGGAATATGTTCCTCTCGGACCATTCCTGGCGAAAAACTTCGGCTCATCCATTTCACCCTGGGTAGTTACTCTCGAGGCTTTAGAGCCATTCAAAACAGCTTCACCGGTACAGGATCCTGAGGTCTTGGATTATTTAAAATTTGAAGGAGACAAAAATTACGATATCAATCTTGAAGTCTACATCCAGCCTGAAAACGGAGATCAAAACCTGATCTGTGAAAGCAATTACAAGCACATGTACTGGAATATGACCCAGCAGCTTGCCCATCACACCATCAACGGATGTAATGTGGAAGTAGGTGATATGTATGCCAGCGGAACGATTTCAGGAAACGATCCAAAATCTTTCGGCTCAATGCTTGAACTGACATGGAGAGGCCAAAATCCTTTATCATTAAGCAACGGAGAAGAAAGAAAATTCATCGAAGACAATGATACCGTTACCATGAAAGCATGGGCTGAAAAAGATGGAATCAGAGTAGGTTTCGGTGAAGTTTCCGGTAAAATTATTCCAACACTTTAA